A stretch of the Streptomyces sp. WMMB303 genome encodes the following:
- a CDS encoding VOC family protein, which produces MSSLVRHLTFDCHDAYNQGLFWAAVLEGTLSDDDHPGDPEALVTAPGAALLFVTVEDAKTVKNRVHLDLQPQDRTREEEVERILALGATLVADHRTADGRGWATLADPEGNEFCVERSAAERAA; this is translated from the coding sequence ATGTCTTCTCTCGTGCGCCACCTCACCTTCGACTGCCACGACGCCTACAACCAGGGCCTGTTCTGGGCCGCGGTGCTGGAGGGCACCCTGTCCGACGACGACCATCCGGGCGACCCCGAGGCGCTGGTGACGGCGCCCGGCGCGGCGCTGCTGTTCGTGACCGTGGAGGATGCCAAGACGGTCAAGAACCGGGTCCATCTCGATCTCCAGCCACAGGACCGCACCCGGGAGGAGGAGGTCGAGCGGATCCTGGCGCTGGGCGCCACGCTGGTGGCCGACCACCGCACCGCGGACGGCCGGGGCTGGGCGACGCTCGCCGACCCCGAGGGCAACGAGTTCTGCGTGGAGCGCAGCGCCGCCGAACGCGCGGCCTGA